From Debaryomyces hansenii CBS767 chromosome C complete sequence, a single genomic window includes:
- a CDS encoding DEHA2C00220p (similar to uniprot|Q12235 Saccharomyces cerevisiae YLL055W), with the protein MAEKQTESESLSQASAASSVDALNSDEDAIVSTKYADVAVSFMQAHDSQTPIITPEQDMALSRKLLWRVLGLTFLINMIMYMDKATLSYSSISGFWEATGLDQNKYNNVNTIFYVGFIVGQLPGTYLIQKLSISKLIFGITFFWSIDIFLHCAAYNYAGVIVLRFFLGLLESVAIPIMLTTNGMLLSQHVRESTQPVFYASCMASPIPIGFISYGVLYAGADIGDWRVLNIIIGGLTLILSVFVFFSYPDNPINASFLTTEEKVWVIRKVQNTSHQSIEQKMFKKHHAIEAFKDPISWLIVGFFLLQQLANNLPYQQTILYEEMGGLSNLNSTLVTVAGAGFAVLWSLAACLFMIWKPRKTCLTIIWTTLPSLAGSIAAVSLPLTNAIGVLAAISLASQSFGVGWICAFGLGQTTAGASYTKRLVRNAMFMVSYSVANIISPQLWRAKDAPNYIPAWVVQIVLSFFTAPVLIGTVWFILHRRNKERLTTLDEKSKVGHVKNDEGEVFEVNVVALDLTDLEDKTFIYPT; encoded by the coding sequence ATGGCTGAAAAGCAAACTGAATCTGAGTCTCTTTCTCAAGCATCTGCAGCTTCTTCTGTAGATGCGCTTAACAGCGACGAAGACGCTATAGTCAGTACTAAATATGCTGATGTAGCAGTTTCATTTATGCAAGCTCATGATTCCCAAACTCCTATTATTACTCCTGAGCAAGATATGGCGCTCAGTAGAAAATTGTTATGGCGCGTCTTGGGTCTTACTTTTTTAATCAACATGATTATGTATATGGATAAAGCTACTTTATCATACAGTTCCATCTCTGGATTCTGGGAAGCTACTGGATTAGaccaaaataaatataataatgttaacACAATTTTTTATGTTGGGTTCATCGTCGGTCAATTACCAGGtacttatttaattcaaaaattatcaatcagtaaattaatttttggtATTACATTTTTTTGGTCCATAGATATTTTCTTGCATTGTGCGGCTTATAATTATGCGGGTGTTATAGTGTTAAGGTTTTTCCTCGGATTACTTGAATCGGTTGCAATACCAATTATGCTTACCACCAATGGTATGCTTTTAAGTCAGCATGTTAGAGAACTGACTCAACCAGTTTTCTACGCTTCATGTATGGCATCACCTATTCCAATTGGGTTCATAAGTTACGGTGTCTTGTACGCTGGTGCTGACATTGGTGATTGGCGAgtcttgaatattattataggTGGATTAACCTTAATCTTATCTgtatttgttttcttctcATACCCAGATAATCCAATTAATGCATCTTTTTTGACCACAGAAGAAAAAGTCTGGGTCATTAGAAAAGTTCAAAATACTTCCCACCAGTCTATTGAACAAAAAATGTTCAAAAAGCATCATGCAATTGAAGCTTTCAAGGATCCAATTTCTTGGTTAATCGTTGGTTTCTTCCTTTTACAACAGTTAGCTAATAACTTACCTTATCAGCAAACAATCTTATACGAAGAAATGGGTGGATTAAGTAATTTAAACTCAACTTTAGTGACAGTTGCAGGTGCTGGATTTGCTGTACTTTGGTCATTAGCTGCATGTCTTTTTATGATATGGAAACCAAGAAAGACTTGTCTCACAATTATTTGGACCACCTTACCATCCCTTGCCGGTTCAATTGCAGCTGTTTCCCTTCCATTGACTAATGCTATAGGTGTATTGGCAGCTATTTCCTTAGCCTCACAATCCTTTGGTGTTGGATGGATTTGTGCATTTGGTTTAGGACAAACGACTGCAGGTGCAAGTTATACCAAGAGATTGGTCAGAAATGCAATGTTCATGGTTTCATATTCTGTTGCAAACATTATCTCACCACAACTATGGAGAGCTAAGGATGCTCCTAATTATATCCCTGCATGGGTTGTTCAAATTGTGCTAAGTTTTTTCACTGCCCCAGTTTTGATTGGTACTGTATGGTTTATTTTAcatagaagaaacaaagagAGATTAACAACTTTGGATGAAAAACTGAAGGTTGGTCATGTCAAGAACGATGAAGGTGAAGTTTTCGAAGTTAACGTTGTTGCTTTAGACCTTACAGATTTAGAAGATAAAACTTTCATTTACCCAacttaa
- a CDS encoding DEHA2C00176p (no similarity) — protein sequence MLNTALFTDLERDEHNEGNQNIVAAMRAIQKAIKAIMMWLTLVSFMLVVHVIFSGVYAGDVYIGNSNVS from the coding sequence ATGCTTAATACCGCATTATTTACAGATCTAGAAAGAGATGAACATAACGAAGGGAATCAAAATATCGTTGCAGCTATGAGAGCAATTCAGAAAGCTATTAAGGCTATCATGATGTGGTTGACACTAGTGAGTTTTATGTTGGTAGTACACGTAATTTTTAGTGGTGTTTATGCTGGAGATGTCTACATAGGAAATAGTAATGTTAGTTGA
- a CDS encoding DEHA2C00110p (no similarity), producing MPRMYFSGVDSDIITYDDPENRCIRVNLDLFIRVLNNNEQNTRVFLDTHLLKIRGNEDGQEPRAEKLVSKGNASVGLGNMPSIPIVVYTSRALITAEFREMSSDDFKDRYLAPLDSVLRESNICRLPLAREYAYPRGDAVHMEQAIQSYFNEISIPIRGLFQDLGDRENNFGYVSFIRPPLDQKRMIQPDIIHMLTRSNLNTQYPEDVFGIGDYKTGIYKMTQGFEEFKTAISNRRRLRSHSIGNFFPDREWSPRVLFALVLSKYIYQAFLCGTDRILISDHQTFSGFFRYEIVDGEMIIDYYVINNPETVENGITLRSAIAGFFYKNVADTADTKARLMKSFDIANNTGIKKLEESDPFFNVRPRDPSGSSGKLARRGFSGNLDSVKENDASDNFDAIDGNTYCRVIYDSAEFYPDLKLPSPVFVKLYYYSSRLWEENSLMCLEIPEKEGYYGMFFNELLINERIAKSEFASNFPKLLVSGYWNGLSDHPMHIFEYLGKEVPEEKWNNKEVYKVIKSRLEELHSIGISHNDIRLANIHVSVSGKISLIDFGLSDCTNNEEHKKNDFETLDYILRANGSNENYKHANRVSSEAISADRADEDDKYGNDSNPSSEEVFDEGSSGTFGTQITIEDIASKPSRR from the coding sequence ATGCCACGAATGTATTTTTCAGGGGTAGATAGTGATATTATCACATACGATGACCCTGAGAATCGATGCATTAGGGTAAATCTTGATCTATTTATTAGGGTTCTCAATAACAATGAACAAAACACGAGAGTCTTCTTGGACACTCACTTGCTTAAGATTCGGGGTAATGAAGATGGGCAAGAACCTCGTGCAGAGAAATTAGTGTCTAAGGGTAATGCATCAGTGGGTCTAGGGAATATGCCTTCTATACCTATTGTTGTGTATACTAGTCGTGCATTGATTACTGCTGAATTTAGGGAGATGAGTAGTGATGATTTCAAGGATAGGTATCTTGCTCCTCTTGATAGTGTTCTTAGAGAATCGAATATTTGCCGTCTACCTTTAGCACGAGAATATGCTTACCCACGGGGAGATGCAGTGCATATGGAACAAGCTATCCAAAGCTactttaatgaaatatcaatCCCGATCAGGGGACTTTTTCAAGACCTTGGTGATAGAGAAAACAATTTTGGCTATGTATCGTTTATAAGACCCCCATTAGATCAAAAAAGAATGATACAACCAGATATCATTCATATGTTAACTAGGTCGAATTTAAATACACAATATCCGGAAGATGTTTTTGGAATAGGTGATTACAAAACGggaatatataaaatgaCGCAAGgctttgaagaattcaagacaGCTATTCTGAACCGAAGAAGATTGAGGCTGCATTCCATTGGGAATTTCTTCCCAGATAGAGAGTGGTCGCCTAGAGTATTATTTGCGTTGGTTCTAAGCAAATATATCTACCAAGCTTTCCTCTGTGGAACCGATAGGATTCTTATTTCAGACCATCAAACATTCTCAGGATTCTTTAGGTATGAAATAGTGGATGGCGAAATGATTATAGACTACTATGTCATTAATAATCCAGAAACTGTGGAGAATGGCATCACTTTAAGGTCGGCTATAGCAGGATTTTTTTATAAGAATGTTGCCGATACAGCTGATACGAAGGCCAGGTTGATGAAAAGTTTTGATATAGCCAACAACACCGGGATAAAAAAACTTGAAGAGCTGgatccatttttcaacgtTCGTCCTAGAGATCCTTCTGGATCTTCGGGAAAATTAGCGAGACGTGGATTTTCAGGCAACTTAGATTCGGTAAAAGAAAACGACGCCAGTGATAACTTTGATGCTATTGATGGTAACACATATTGTCGAGTTATATACGATTCCGCAGAATTTTATCCTGATTTGAAACTTCCATCGCCAGTTTTTGTCAAACTATACTACTACTCTAGTCGATTGTGGGAAGAGAATAGTTTGATGTGTTTGGAGATACCGGAAAAAGAGGGGTATTATGGCATGTTTTTCAACGAGcttttaattaatgaaagaattgctAAGTCAGAATTCGCTTCTAATTTCCCAAAGCTCCTTGTGTCTGGTTATTGGAACGGGCTTTCTGATCATCCgatgcatatatttgaatacctTGGGAAGGAGGTCCCAGAAGAAAAGTGGAATAACAAAGAAGTGTACAaagttatcaaatcaaGACTCGAAGAGCTTCATCTGATAGGAATTTCgcataatgatattagGCTAGCCAACATTCATGTGTCTGTTTCTGGTAAGATATCTTTGATAGATTTTGGATTATCGGACTGcacaaataatgaagaacacaagaagaatgattttgagaCTCTTGACTACATATTGAGAGCAAATGGttctaatgaaaattataagCATGCCAATCGAGTTAGTAGCGAAGCTATATCTGCTGATAGAgcagatgaagatgacaaATATGGAAATGATAGTAATCCTTCTAGTgaagaagtatttgatgaaggGAGTTCAGGAACTTTTGGTACCCAAATAACGATAGAAGATATTGCTTCAAAACCATCACGAAGATAA
- a CDS encoding DEHA2C00154p (no similarity) — protein MPCMYFSGEDSNNITYDDPANKCIRINPSLYARVQDDNEQNIRVFLDTHLLKIRNISHNQKLPTLEHIISKHNASVSTGSTTVMSALNYVTKAMMTAEFREISSDKFKNTYLAPLDKVMKDSNLNGRFLLPEYYYPLGDARHVEDDIQIYFNEEIANSIKRFYRDILDEYHHFGYASSITPPLSINPNFKPDIVHVSWDEALTRQNPDICFAIGDYKTENYFLTKGLQELKLAITDFVEKRLNLKQLRSHENQHIFEDREWSPRVLCALVLRKYLYQAFLCGTDRVFISDHQSFSGFFKYEIMDDGKMIIDYYVINGPETVEHGITLRSAIAGFFYKDNTEALSTKEKLAGLIEISQKTKGPDPLANVLPRLVEEPTPSRKRKRSKISGSQLRERLITIEESYEVDFDAIRGNTFCRIIYNPAASFPNLGLLLPSTVFVKWYNYSEQAQENFPDKDSYYDMYVNELEINEILASSRFAANFAKLIVSGYWNGIPSQPMHIFEDLGEEMPSTEWDKFRVHKVVKERLTELHSLGISHNDIRLDNIHVSISGRITLIDFGLAIYPSSEERKRRDIEALNEIIPIVGHGNNGQYEIQDGILCADKDSESKYNESRWNDHANSSIEMVFDESVLESDDTQGSTKVDFHSKCDET, from the coding sequence ATGCCATGTATGTACTTTTCGGGCGAAGATAGTAACAATATTACGTATGATGACCCCGCAAATAAATGCATTAGGATTAATCCATCATTATATGCTAGGGTTCAAGATGACAATGAACAAAACATAAGAGTTTTTTTAGACACTCAccttttgaaaataagaaatatctCACACAATCAAAAATTACCTACGTTGGAACATATAATATCCAAGCATAATGCTTCAGTTTCCACTGGATCCACGACTGTGATGCTGGCCCTAAATTATGTTACGAAAGCGATGATGACGGCAGAATTTAGAGAGATCAGTAGTGATAAGTTCaaaaatacatatttgGCTCCTCTTGATAAGGTTATGAAAGATTCCAATTTGAATGGTCGATTCCTATTGCctgaatattattatccGTTGGGAGATGCCAGGCATGTGGAAGATGATATtcagatatattttaatgaagaaatagcTAATTCAATCAAGCGTTTTTATCGTGACATATTGGATGAATACCACCATTTTGGTTACGCATCAAGTATCACACCTCCGTTGTCGATAAATCCAAACTTTAAGCCCGATATTGTCCATGTGTCTTGGGATGAGGCTTTAACTCGTCAAAATCCAGATATTTGCTTTGCGATAGGAGATTATAAGACAGAAAACTATTTTTTAACTAAAGgacttcaagaattgaaattagcTATAACGGACTTTGTAGAAAAGCGCTTGAacttgaaacaattgagaCTGCATGAAAACCAGCacatatttgaagatcGAGAATGGTCGCCTAGAGTTTTATGCGCATTAGTTTTAAgaaaatatctttatcaagCCTTTCTCTGTGGGACAGACAGAGTGTTTATCTCAGATCATCAGTCATTTTCGGGgtttttcaaatatgagATTATGGATGATGGAAAAATGATCATAGACTACTATGTTATTAATGGTCCCGAGACAGTGGAACATGGCATAACTCTAAGGTCAGCGATAGCAGGCTTTTTTTATAAGGATAATACAGAGGCGCTCAGTACAAAAGAGAAATTAGCAGGACTAATTGAAATAAGTCAGAAAACCAAAGGGCCAGATCCATTAGCGAATGTGCTTCCTCGACTTGTGGAAGAACCCACACCAAGTCGTAAACGGAAACGTAGTAAGATTTCTGGAAGTCAACTTCGAGAAAGATTGATAACTATAGAAGAAAGCTATGAAGTTGACTTTGATGCCATTCGAGGTAACACATTTTGTCgcataatatataatccTGCTGCATCTTTTCCTAATTTGGGATTGTTGCTTCCGTCCACAGTCTTTGTTAAATGGTACAACTATTCTGAGCAGGctcaagaaaattttccAGATAAAGATAGTTACTACGACATGTACGTCAATgaacttgaaattaatgagaTACTTGCAAGTTCTCGCTTTGCTGCAAACTTTGCAAAGCTTATAGTTTCTGGGTACTGGAATGGTATTCCAAGCCAGCCgatgcatatatttgaagatttgggaGAAGAAATGCCATCTACTGAATGGGATAAATTTAGGGTGCATAAAGTAGTTAAGGAGAGGCTCACGGAACTCCATCTGTTGGGAATTTCgcataatgatattagACTCGACAATATACATGTTTCAATATCGGGAAGGATCactttgattgattttgggTTAGCTATTTACCCAAGTAGTGAAGAGCGGAAAAGAAGAGACATTGAAGCTCTTAACGAGATTATTCCTATTGTTGGTCATGGGAATAACGGCCAGTATGAAATACAAGATGGTATTCTATGTGCGGACAAGGATTCGGAAAgcaaatataatgaaagcAGGTGGAATGATCATGCAAATTCTAGTATTGAAATGGTTTTTGACGAACTGGTTTTAGAGTCTGATGATACCCAAGGGTCTACTAAGGTTGATTTCCATTCGAAGTGTGATGAAACTTGA
- a CDS encoding DEHA2C00242p (no similarity): protein MFKVFFVDISSGIVPQEDKYALFIQMSTKFIKTRLGIRGWRQIMVEFVKKNVSTTSMLSCSFIHRFLEMQAGHGSTVALNS, encoded by the coding sequence ATGTTCAAGGTATTTTTCGTCGATATTAGTAGTGGAATTGTTCCACAGGAAGACAAGTATGCTTTATTCATCCAAATGAGTACCAAGTTCATCAAAACAAGATTAGGAATACGAGGTTGGAGACAGATCATGGTCGAATTTGTTAAAAAGAACGTCTCTACTACTAGTATGTTAAGTTGCTCATTCATCCATAGGTTTTTAGAGATGCAAGCAGGACATGGATCAACAGTAGCCTTAAATAGTTAA
- a CDS encoding DEHA2C00132p (no similarity) — protein sequence MNNNTFRNNIRRYILGGDEDTGMDIDMDIDKFEITKFDYRKIFEKRAIQNVSYQEILRKMFEIENVFDLDMEHVRLHYKDHPDKWKELFIFFCVMPFTEYEFQGKDGNLLNPDTLRIACPSEATDNLLIGTFSNIEFESSNQEIPNDRLADNLQSILKTNIFSSTFNEDQRKRVIINLLCVGFQSKHKLVKHIGSKAEATYRDNFSKYLFTPLSEYLAALLGFEIEVEERNTVGQTGVQTRVPHTTNDLFYSHPDIVAYTEKIHCRSLAIVEVKKLPLLKGNKVINFNDSKMVRFFVQVVAEMFSNHTNKGMLTDSYTTILVEIDIERSLEAIKHSTELLDSSKHIALNYKILDCHSSGLTLRGGLISFIYEAFNVDAILLNEIKRGLEKIYKYIRKTDEEYLTYIDGLAEKYEAAYRNFCIDAYRIKEQRLCLSDTSISLGKFDKIDVQSGFSFNSQLFKVDIKEVKDYLRENIGIGDKLIVKVFDPIKAKRKHDSYTVDKTDIFGKCRRAYSCEKKAYEKLISNLKFNSIYIDQQCVFGKFNIGEHYHALGPFLILKYLGQTKCPLDEETYKKAEEQLEIIHLNGIIHGDINLRNILYYKGKVYFIDFGYSNYDDNDEKRSRPITANEETKKSEHRELCEVFEQPIPEKYRY from the coding sequence ATGAACAACAATACTTTTCGCAATAATATTAGGAGATATATTTTAGGAGGTGATGAGGATACTGGTATGGATATTGATAtggatattgataaatttgagaTTACGAAATTCGACTACagaaaaatattcgaaAAGAGAGCGATTCAGAATGTGAgttatcaagaaattttacGCAAAATGTTTGAAATTGAGAATGTATTTGACTTAGATATGGAGCATGTGAGGTTGCATTATAAAGATCATCCAGATAAAtggaaagaattatttattttcttttgtgTTATGCCATTCACGGAGTACGAGTTCCAAGGCAAAGATggaaatttgttgaatCCCGATACTCTTCGTATTGCTTGTCCGAGTGAAGCTACTGACAACCTTCTAATTGggactttttcaaatatagaatttGAATCGCTGAACCAAGAAATTCCAAATGACAGGCTTGCAGATAATTTGCAaagtattttgaaaacaaatatattctCAAGCACTTTTAATGaagatcaaagaaaaagggtaattataaatttgcTCTGTGTTGGTTTTCAATCAAAGCATAAACTTGTTAAACATATTGGGTCGAAGGCTGAAGCAACTTACAGAGATAATTTtctgaaatatttgtttaCACCCCTAAGTGAATATCTTGCTGCTTTATTGGGCTTTGAAATAGAAGTTGAGGAGAGAAATACAGTTGGTCAGACAGGAGTGCAAACCAGAGTACCTCACACAacaaatgatttattttattctcATCCGGATATTGTAGCTTATACGGAGAAAATACATTGCCGATCATTAGCTATTGTGGAGGTCAAAAAATTACCACTTTTGAAGGGAAACAAAGTGATAAActttaatgattcaaaaatgGTTAGATTCTTCGTTCAAGTTGTCGCGGAAATGTTTTCTAACCACACTAACAAAGGCATGCTAACAGACTCTTATACAACGATATTGGTTGAAATAGATATCGAGAGGAGTTTGGAGGCAATCAAGCATAGTACAGAGCTTTTGGATTCCAGCAAGCATATAGCTCTCAATTATAAGATCTTGGATTGTCACTCGTCGGGACTTACTTTGAGAGGTGGACtcatttcatttatctATGAGGCATTCAACGTCGATGCGATTCTATTAAATGAGATTAAGAGAGGACTAGAAAAGATCTATAAGTATATTCGTAAGACAGACGAAGAATACTTGACTTATATTGATGGACTAGCCGAGAAATATGAAGCAGCTTATAGAAATTTCTGTATCGATGCTTATAGGATTAAAGAGCAACGCCTTTGCCTTTCTGATACAAGTATAAGTCTTGGAAAGTTTGACAAAATTGATGTGCAAAGTGGGTTTAGTTTCAATtctcaacttttcaaagtAGATATTAAAGAGgtaaaagattatttaagAGAAAATATTGGGATAGGCGACAAATTGATTGTTAAGGTCTTTGATCCAATCAAGGCCAAGAGAAAACATGATAGTTATACGGTCGACAAAACTGATATTTTCGGCAAATGCCGAAGAGCATATCTGTGTGAGAAGAAAGCCTATGAAAAGCTAATATCTAATCTAAAATTTAACAGCATTTACATTGATCAGCAATGTGTTTTTGGTAAGTTCAATATCGGCGAACACTACCACGCTTTGGGACCATTTCTCATATTAAAGTATTTGGGTCAAACGAAATGTCCATTGGACGAGGAAACTTATAAAAAGGCTGAAGAacaattggaaataatCCACTTAAATGGGATAATACACGGGGACATtaatttgagaaatattCTCTATTACAAAGGGAAAGTCTATTTTATCGATTTTGGGTATTCTAATTATGATGATAACGACGAAAAGCGTTCTAGGCCTATAACTGCTAATGAAGAGACTAAGAAGAGTGAACACAGAGAATTGTGCGAAGTATTTGAACAGCCTATTCCAGaaaaatatagatattaG
- a CDS encoding DEHA2C00198p (no similarity), giving the protein MMPADTSNGTQLGIYYEDNVVNLDKRYVWWFLTAAKLIDAGLALYELATSCQGWSSGGANAKIGCVHGALSTAFTVAGDGWYAWNKYIEIGNQLISLGKRDSATNYQSHLEYWGYYVKITNLPAALVYTLDGELHYSDSGETPVLLTYS; this is encoded by the coding sequence ATGATGCCAGCCGATACATCTAATGGGACCCAACTCGGTATATATTATGAGGACAATGTTGTCAATTTGGATAAAAGATATGTTTGGTGGTTTCTAACGGCAGCAAAGTTAATAGATGCAGGGTTAGCTCTATATGAATTGGCTACCTCATGCCAGGGCTGGTCATCTGGTGGTGCTAATGCTAAAATTGGTTGTGTACATGGAGCATTGAGTACGGCATTTACTGTAGCTGGCGATGGCTGGTATGCTtggaataaatatatcGAGATAGGTAACCAGTTAATATCGTTAGGTAAAAGAGACAGTGCGacaaattatcaatcaCATTTAGAGTATTGGGGATACTATGTCAAAATTACCAACTTACCAGCCGCACTTGTTTACACTCTTGATGGAGAATTGCATTACAGCGATTCCGGAGAAACTCCAGTATTATTAACATACAGCTAG
- a CDS encoding DEHA2C00264p (weakly similar to uniprot|P39709 Saccharomyces cerevisiae YAL067C SEO1 Putative permease) yields MSEQNSLQNSVEETRINTEVSNKQGGLGYEYSILYISSNTFDDRACNADEEERRILKHWYDGFVRLFLWYPSYLDGEEKKLLLKLDFFILTYVCCSYFTKSLDKSNITNAYVSGMRNDIEFTGDDLSYAKSLYSAGYIVSMCIGMLFVTRPWARYMLPILELIWGVLTFCGAAVRTSSDMFALRFLIGLAEGPIFCTVVHILGSWYKRDEIYRRMMVFSISSSVGGMFSGYLQSAAYEHLSGKGGLAGWKWGFIIDGIFTVPIALFGFFMFPGAPYQVKKLWWLSVDDLRLAKERTQTSGIATPGTLNFSLVKRVFLRWHVHYFTAFWVFLNVLALPDGTAFPLWLSANSPERFSISQVNNYPTIQSAVGIIAQFFFAGLADTFSIYPFLTITQCLFIISYSSLAAWNIPDGWRWVCFLIIGFDGVNQAIISGWANRSCRHDNEERAFVLGFSDAVSQAISVWTNIVFYPTSDAPKFRKGFIVSLVGAIVMLFLPILGYIGDRFDRKQLEKSLEDTHETDKMGSSIQVKVVSEK; encoded by the coding sequence ATGAGCGAACAAAATAGCCTTCAAAATAGTGTTGAGGAGACTAGAATTAATACTGAAGTATCAAACAAACAAGGTGGTTTGGGGTATGAATATTCTATCCTCTATATTTCACTGAACACATTTGATGATAGAGCATGTAACgctgatgaagaagaaagaaggaTATTGAAACATTGGTATGATGGCTTTGTTCGTCTATTTTTATGGTATCCCTCATATCTAGATGGAGAGGAGAAGAAGTTACTATTAAAGTTGgatttttttattctcaCTTATGTCTGTTGTTCTTACTTTACAAAATCATTGGACAAGTCTAATATTACTAATGCATATGTATCTGGAATGAGAAacgatattgaatttacaGGTGATGACTTGAGTTATGctaaatcattatattcCGCTGGCTATATAGTATCAATGTGCATTGGAATGTTATTTGTCACAAGACCTTGGGCCCGTTACATGCTTCCTATTTTGGAACTAATATGGGGTGTATTGACTTTTTGTGGGGCTGCTGTCAGGACTTCGAGTGATATGTTTGCCTTGAGATTTTTAATTGGGTTAGCAGAAGGTCCTATATTCTGTACAGTCGTACACATTTTGGGGTCTTGGTATAAAAGAGATGAGATATATCGTAGGATGATGGTGTTCTCAATTTCTTCTAGTGTGGGTGGTATGTTTTCTGGGTATTTACAATCAGCAGCTTATGAACATTTAAGTGGTAAAGGTGGGTTAGCTGGATGGAAATGGGGTTTCATTATTGATGGTATTTTTACTGTACCTATTGCTTTGTTTGGCTTTTTTATGTTTCCAGGTGCACCTTACCAGGTTAAGAAGCTATGGTGGCTTTCAGTCGATGACTTAAGGCTCGCTAAAGAAAGGACTCAAACTTCAGGAATTGCAACGCCTGGTACATTGAATTTTAGTTTAGTGAAGAGAGTCTTTTTAAGATGGCACGTACATTATTTCACTGCTTTTTGGGTTTTCTTGAATGTTTTAGCTTTGCCGGATGGCACCGCATTCCCCCTCTGGTTACTGGCAAATTCTCCTGAAAGGTTTTCAATTTCCCAGGTTAATAATTATCCGACTATTCAATCGGCCGTTGGGATTATTgcacaatttttttttgcagGACTTGCTGACACGTTCTCTATTTATCCTTTTTTGACTATAACCCAGTGCCtttttataatttcttattcttCTCTCGCTGCATGGAATATTCCTGATGGATGGCGATGGGTATGTTTTTTGATTATCGGTTTTGACGGAGTAAATCAAGCTATAATCTCAGGTTGGGCGAATAGAAGTTGTAGAcatgataatgaagagaGAGCGTTTGTTCTTGGCTTTTCTGATGCTGTATCTCAAGCAATAAGTGTTTGGACAAACATCGTGTTTTATCCTACAAGTGATGCCCCAAAGTTTAGAAAAGGTTTTATTGTATCTTTAGTTGGTGCGATCGTGATGTTATTTTTGCCCATTTTAGGCTATATTGGTGATAGATTTGACCGGAAACAACTTGAAAAGTCGCTTGAGGATACGCACGAGACCGATAAAATGGGTTCAAGTATTCAAGTAAAAGTAGTATCTGAAAAGTAG